A window from Mycobacterium saskatchewanense encodes these proteins:
- the gnd gene encoding phosphogluconate dehydrogenase (NAD(+)-dependent, decarboxylating): MQLGMIGLGRMGANIVRRLTKDGHECVVYDHNPDAVKAMAGEDKTTGVSSLQELAEKLEAPRVVWVMVPAGTIVTGVIKELAQTLDAGDIVIDGGNSYYRDDIRHAEALAERGIHLLDCGTSGGVWGRERGYCLMIGGDDEAFARAEPIFASVAPGVDAAPRTPGRDGEVAQAEKGYLHCGPSGAGHFVKMVHNGIEYGMMASLAEGLNILRNADIGKHVNEGDAETAPLSNPEFYQYDFDIPEVAEVWRRGSVIGSWLLDLTAIALHDSPDLKEFSGRVSDSGEGRWTAIAAIDEGVPSPVLTTALQSRFASRQLDDFANKALSAMRKQFGGHAEKPAN; the protein is encoded by the coding sequence ATGCAGCTTGGGATGATCGGCCTGGGCCGGATGGGCGCCAACATCGTTCGCCGCCTGACCAAGGACGGCCACGAGTGCGTGGTGTATGACCACAACCCCGACGCGGTCAAGGCCATGGCGGGGGAGGACAAGACCACCGGGGTGTCGTCATTGCAGGAGCTCGCCGAGAAGCTGGAAGCCCCGCGCGTGGTCTGGGTGATGGTGCCGGCCGGAACGATCGTCACCGGGGTGATCAAGGAGCTCGCCCAGACGCTCGACGCCGGGGACATCGTGATCGACGGCGGCAACTCGTACTACCGCGACGACATCCGCCACGCAGAAGCGTTGGCGGAGCGGGGAATTCATCTACTCGACTGCGGCACCAGCGGCGGCGTGTGGGGCCGCGAGCGCGGCTACTGCCTGATGATCGGCGGTGACGACGAAGCTTTCGCCCGCGCCGAGCCGATCTTCGCCAGCGTCGCGCCTGGCGTCGACGCGGCGCCGCGCACCCCGGGACGCGACGGCGAGGTCGCGCAGGCGGAGAAGGGCTACCTGCACTGCGGGCCGTCCGGCGCCGGGCACTTCGTGAAGATGGTGCACAACGGCATCGAGTACGGGATGATGGCCTCGCTCGCCGAGGGGCTCAACATTCTGCGCAATGCCGACATCGGCAAGCACGTGAACGAGGGTGACGCCGAAACAGCGCCGCTGTCGAATCCGGAGTTCTACCAATACGATTTCGACATCCCCGAGGTCGCCGAGGTGTGGCGCAGGGGCAGCGTCATCGGCTCCTGGCTGCTGGACCTGACCGCGATCGCGCTGCACGACTCGCCCGACCTCAAGGAGTTCTCCGGGCGGGTGTCCGACTCCGGGGAGGGCCGCTGGACGGCTATCGCGGCGATCGACGAGGGTGTCCCGTCGCCGGTGCTGACCACCGCCCTGCAGTCGCGCTTCGCGTCGCGGCAGCTCGACGACTTCGCCAACAAGGCGCTGTCGGCGATGCGCAAGCAGTTCGGCGGACACGCGGAGAAGCCGGCCAACTGA
- a CDS encoding AAA family ATPase, with the protein MTNEELIARGKRIAESGKHAPKPDPFGTTGAHRVVDKPPHLGEWFDDDERSGHMPDDPHLLGAHDELQALNNHPVNNGVTLPAAAAGETPADDLETRIGYRLDWLRITREAKRRLDDEEHPPAVPPPVKNLAELLDEPDAPIRYTIDQLAPAEGRIVLSAQYKAGKTITVGNLLRALADGDPFLGRFEPASGHRIALIDDELSERMLRSWLRDQQIRNTSAVVDVASLRGRISAFNLLNDRCREQWSARLADLGATFVVLDCLRPILDALGLDEHREAGRFLVPFDAMLADAGVTDALIVHHMGHGAERARGDSRIEDWPDVIWRIVREKPDDPSSPRFFHAIGRDVSVPEGRLDFDTRTRRLTYASGSRKDSKAEAAKVAVVEWLAGRELRGEPAVSKNAIETAFKDGDHPQRAIRDGLAAAVKDGLVVVEGGDRNGVAKLHRIANPCSECGLPVSGGTDRHLSCPEKAEELAL; encoded by the coding sequence ATGACCAACGAGGAGCTCATCGCCCGCGGCAAGCGGATCGCCGAGAGCGGCAAACATGCGCCCAAACCCGACCCGTTCGGCACCACCGGCGCGCACCGCGTGGTCGACAAACCACCGCACCTCGGAGAGTGGTTCGACGACGACGAGAGAAGCGGGCACATGCCCGACGACCCCCACCTGCTCGGCGCGCATGACGAGCTGCAGGCGCTGAACAACCACCCGGTAAACAACGGTGTCACCTTGCCAGCCGCCGCCGCGGGCGAGACGCCCGCCGACGACCTCGAAACGAGGATCGGCTATCGGCTCGACTGGTTGCGGATCACCCGAGAAGCCAAGCGGAGACTCGACGACGAGGAACACCCGCCCGCCGTCCCGCCGCCGGTGAAAAACCTCGCCGAGTTGCTCGACGAACCCGACGCACCGATCCGCTACACCATCGACCAGCTCGCCCCCGCCGAAGGCCGGATCGTCTTGTCGGCGCAGTACAAAGCGGGCAAGACCATCACCGTCGGGAACCTGCTGCGCGCCCTGGCCGACGGCGACCCGTTCCTCGGTCGCTTCGAGCCGGCCAGCGGCCATCGGATAGCGCTAATCGACGACGAACTCTCCGAACGGATGCTGCGTTCCTGGCTGCGCGATCAACAGATTCGCAACACCTCCGCCGTTGTCGACGTGGCATCGCTTCGCGGCCGAATCTCCGCGTTCAACCTGCTGAACGACCGCTGCCGCGAGCAATGGTCGGCCCGACTCGCCGACCTCGGCGCGACATTCGTCGTGCTCGACTGCCTCCGCCCCATCCTCGACGCCCTGGGGCTCGATGAGCACCGCGAGGCGGGCCGGTTCCTCGTCCCGTTCGACGCCATGCTCGCCGACGCCGGGGTCACCGATGCCCTGATCGTGCACCACATGGGCCACGGCGCCGAGCGGGCCCGCGGCGACTCCCGAATCGAAGACTGGCCCGACGTGATTTGGCGGATAGTCCGCGAAAAACCCGACGACCCGAGCTCGCCGCGGTTCTTCCATGCCATCGGCCGCGACGTGAGCGTGCCTGAGGGGCGCCTCGACTTCGACACCCGCACCCGACGACTCACCTATGCGAGCGGCTCCCGCAAGGACTCGAAAGCCGAGGCCGCCAAGGTCGCCGTCGTGGAGTGGCTCGCGGGCCGCGAGTTGCGCGGCGAACCGGCCGTGAGCAAGAACGCGATCGAGACCGCGTTCAAGGACGGCGACCACCCGCAGCGCGCGATACGCGACGGCCTCGCCGCCGCCGTCAAGGACGGGCTCGTAGTCGTCGAGGGCGGCGACCGCAACGGCGTTGCGAAGCTGCACCGCATCGCGAACCCCTGCAGCGAGTGCGGGCTGCCGGTGAGCGGCGGCACCGACCGGCACCTCTCATGTCCCGAGAAGGCGGAGGAATTGGCGCTGTGA
- a CDS encoding helix-turn-helix domain-containing protein, translating to MPKSGNPQDRAERRYPELIGVVAAAQRCDVSSRTIHRWISDGRLNAVRVGPRLLKVRAEDLDALMQPVGGAA from the coding sequence ATGCCGAAATCCGGAAACCCGCAGGACCGAGCCGAACGTCGCTACCCCGAGCTCATCGGAGTCGTGGCCGCTGCACAACGCTGCGACGTGTCATCCCGCACCATTCACCGCTGGATCAGCGACGGCCGGCTTAACGCCGTGCGCGTCGGGCCGCGGCTGCTGAAAGTCCGCGCCGAGGACCTCGACGCCCTGATGCAGCCCGTCGGTGGCGCAGCGTGA
- a CDS encoding recombinase family protein, with the protein MPPALDASPPGHANGTRPHPLRSRDANSLSGRPKRPCCGVRALLALGAGPIWPCEAAFPQVGVFTTFGSLHVEPELHHITTPCNNIAMSTARRAATYLRISLDQTGEGLAIARQRDECARIISQRGWKAGPEFVDNSISASDARKNRPGYDALVRAYETGEFDALVCYDLDRLTRQPRQLEDWIDAAEGRGLALVTANGEADLTTDGGRMFARVKLAVARAEVDRKSRRQRDALSQRARLGRPPLGVRLTGYTAKGETVPGESDLVRRIFKLFYAGESLRSICRTLTDEGVTTRRGKPWNPSTVRSILVNPRYAGRAIYQGRPTGAQGNWEPLVSEDVFDVVQARLNDPRRVSNREGTDRRHLGSGLFLCGVCEEPVGGWSQGRYRCKERHVNRARGPVDAWVREVIAARLRREDMAELLAPTEAQLAPLLAESTRLHNRLTRIEADYDADRIDGHRYASATAHVRAELVAVEREMAAHSTSAALGEILAAPDPAAAFLDAGLMAQRSVIDALSVVRLHKGTRYSRTFDEATVAVTPRQWAAKA; encoded by the coding sequence TTGCCCCCCGCGCTCGACGCGTCTCCACCTGGACACGCAAACGGAACTCGACCGCATCCACTGCGGTCTCGCGACGCGAACTCACTTTCTGGGCGACCGAAGCGCCCTTGCTGCGGCGTGCGCGCGCTGTTGGCGCTCGGGGCAGGGCCGATATGGCCGTGCGAAGCAGCCTTCCCCCAGGTTGGGGTCTTTACGACGTTCGGGTCCCTACACGTTGAACCGGAACTCCACCACATTACGACGCCATGCAACAATATCGCCATGAGTACCGCGCGGCGCGCCGCAACATACCTCCGTATCTCCCTGGACCAGACCGGCGAAGGGCTCGCGATCGCCCGTCAGCGGGACGAATGCGCCCGCATCATTAGCCAACGGGGTTGGAAGGCCGGCCCCGAATTCGTTGACAACAGCATCTCGGCGAGCGATGCCCGGAAGAACCGACCCGGATACGACGCACTCGTACGTGCTTACGAGACAGGCGAATTCGACGCCCTGGTGTGTTACGACCTCGACCGGCTGACTCGGCAGCCTCGGCAGCTCGAAGATTGGATCGACGCCGCCGAGGGGCGCGGTCTCGCGCTGGTGACGGCCAACGGAGAGGCGGACCTCACCACCGACGGCGGCCGCATGTTCGCCCGCGTGAAACTGGCCGTCGCGCGCGCCGAGGTCGACCGCAAATCACGCCGCCAGCGCGACGCTCTGAGCCAACGGGCCCGACTCGGGCGGCCGCCGCTCGGCGTCCGACTGACGGGCTACACCGCCAAGGGTGAGACCGTTCCCGGCGAGTCTGATCTGGTGCGCCGAATCTTCAAGCTGTTCTACGCCGGCGAATCACTGCGTTCGATCTGCCGCACACTCACCGACGAAGGCGTTACCACCCGCCGCGGCAAGCCGTGGAATCCGTCGACCGTTCGCTCGATCCTGGTCAACCCGCGCTATGCGGGCCGCGCAATCTACCAGGGGCGTCCGACAGGGGCACAAGGGAATTGGGAGCCGCTGGTCAGCGAAGACGTCTTCGACGTTGTGCAGGCTCGGTTGAATGACCCGCGCCGGGTCTCTAACCGTGAGGGCACCGATCGCCGGCATCTCGGTTCGGGCCTGTTCCTGTGCGGTGTGTGCGAGGAGCCGGTTGGTGGATGGTCCCAAGGCCGCTACCGCTGCAAAGAACGACACGTCAATCGGGCCCGCGGCCCTGTTGACGCGTGGGTGCGCGAAGTTATCGCCGCGCGGCTGCGTCGCGAAGACATGGCCGAGCTGCTGGCGCCGACGGAGGCCCAACTGGCCCCGCTGCTGGCCGAATCGACCCGGCTGCACAACCGGCTCACGCGGATCGAGGCGGACTACGACGCCGACCGGATCGACGGCCACCGATATGCCTCGGCGACCGCGCACGTGCGCGCTGAACTGGTTGCGGTCGAACGCGAGATGGCCGCTCATAGCACCAGCGCCGCGCTCGGCGAAATACTGGCCGCTCCCGACCCGGCCGCGGCGTTTCTCGATGCCGGGCTGATGGCTCAACGCTCGGTGATCGACGCGCTGAGCGTCGTCCGACTACACAAGGGCACTCGGTATTCGCGGACGTTCGACGAGGCAACCGTGGCTGTCACGCCGCGACAGTGGGCCGCGAAGGCATGA
- a CDS encoding nitroreductase/quinone reductase family protein: MPLRYVDPHKKRGRLYRASVRFGRSPVGQFVARHVARHTDPYLFRLTGGRVNMGSIINAPLVSVGAKTGQRRETQLTYFHDGPDVILLASNFGGHKHPQWYYNLKAHPECEFGGERFTASLVAEADEYARLYGFAERVYGGYADYRAKTAPVGRQIPIFRLRPR, encoded by the coding sequence GTGCCGCTGCGCTACGTGGATCCCCACAAGAAGCGGGGCCGCCTCTACCGGGCGAGCGTCCGCTTCGGTCGCTCGCCGGTGGGCCAATTCGTCGCCCGGCACGTCGCACGCCATACCGATCCCTACTTGTTCCGGCTGACCGGCGGCCGCGTGAACATGGGCTCGATCATCAACGCGCCGCTCGTCTCCGTCGGGGCGAAGACGGGGCAGCGGCGCGAAACGCAGCTGACCTACTTTCACGACGGGCCCGACGTCATCCTGCTGGCGTCGAACTTCGGCGGGCACAAGCATCCGCAGTGGTACTACAACCTCAAGGCGCACCCCGAGTGCGAGTTCGGCGGGGAGCGCTTCACCGCTTCGCTGGTGGCCGAAGCCGACGAATATGCGAGGCTGTACGGGTTCGCCGAGCGGGTCTATGGCGGATACGCCGACTACCGCGCGAAGACGGCCCCCGTGGGCCGGCAGATCCCGATATTCCGGCTCAGGCCGCGCTGA
- a CDS encoding putative quinol monooxygenase, producing MIFIVVKFETKPEWTERWPELVGPFTEATRAEEGNLWFEWSRSLDNPAEYVLVEAFRDDEAGSAHVNSDHFEQAMRDLAQAVKSTPKIINQTIDATGWSELGEMAVG from the coding sequence ATGATCTTCATCGTCGTCAAGTTCGAAACGAAGCCGGAATGGACCGAGCGCTGGCCGGAACTGGTCGGGCCCTTCACCGAGGCCACCCGTGCGGAGGAAGGCAACCTGTGGTTCGAATGGTCCCGCAGTCTGGACAATCCGGCGGAGTACGTCTTGGTGGAGGCGTTCCGGGACGATGAGGCGGGCAGCGCTCACGTCAACAGCGACCACTTCGAGCAGGCGATGCGAGACCTCGCCCAGGCGGTGAAGTCGACGCCGAAGATCATCAATCAGACGATCGACGCGACGGGGTGGTCGGAGCTGGGGGAGATGGCGGTCGGCTAA
- a CDS encoding C40 family peptidase, whose product MVVLATLVSLINQVSGTPYIVGGDSPAGTDCSGLASWVANAATDRPVFGNRFNTGNEEAALLARGFQYGTAPNAVVIGWNGGHTAITLPDGTSVSSGERGGVHVGGPGAYQAGFTHHMFLPMPPDGDGALPPPPDAPPPPPDAPPPPPPPDAPPPSDAPAPPPPGDPAMANQ is encoded by the coding sequence ATGGTTGTTCTTGCCACACTCGTATCGCTCATTAATCAGGTTTCCGGGACGCCCTATATCGTGGGCGGAGATTCTCCCGCGGGTACTGATTGCTCCGGGCTGGCCTCCTGGGTCGCCAACGCGGCAACCGACCGGCCGGTCTTCGGGAATCGCTTCAACACGGGCAACGAGGAAGCCGCACTGCTGGCGCGGGGGTTCCAATACGGAACCGCGCCCAACGCCGTTGTGATCGGGTGGAACGGCGGCCACACGGCGATCACCCTGCCGGACGGCACCTCGGTATCCAGTGGTGAGCGCGGTGGTGTGCACGTCGGCGGGCCGGGGGCCTACCAGGCCGGATTCACACACCACATGTTCCTGCCGATGCCACCCGACGGCGACGGCGCCCTTCCCCCTCCGCCCGACGCCCCGCCCCCGCCGCCGGACGCGCCGCCCCCGCCTCCGCCGCCGGACGCACCCCCGCCGTCCGACGCCCCGGCACCACCCCCGCCCGGTGACCCGGCAATGGCGAATCAATAA
- a CDS encoding guanylate cyclase → MLTLNQAVDETRTGDLWLFRGGSRPDRAIQTLTNSPVNHVGMTVAIDDLPPLIWHAELGEKLVDVWTGTNHRGVQVNDLREAVRQWMERYQQRCWLRQLTPYADRAQEDALLRVIARMDGTPFPATARLTGRWLRGRLPTAYDWTQGIPFLDKKVRESTRRRKARRRVGLEAAYCAETVAITYEEMGLLSTEKYPNWFDPGSFWSGDRLPLAPGYQLGKEIEVVPD, encoded by the coding sequence ATGCTCACGCTGAACCAAGCCGTCGACGAAACCCGGACCGGCGACTTGTGGCTGTTCCGCGGCGGTTCGCGCCCGGACCGCGCCATCCAGACCCTGACCAACAGCCCGGTCAACCACGTCGGGATGACGGTAGCCATCGACGATCTGCCGCCGTTGATCTGGCATGCCGAGCTGGGCGAGAAGCTCGTTGACGTCTGGACCGGCACCAATCACCGCGGGGTTCAGGTCAACGACCTGCGCGAAGCGGTGCGGCAGTGGATGGAGCGTTACCAGCAGCGCTGCTGGTTGCGGCAGCTGACGCCGTACGCCGACCGCGCCCAGGAGGACGCGCTGCTACGGGTGATCGCACGCATGGACGGCACCCCGTTTCCCGCCACCGCGCGGCTCACCGGCCGATGGCTGCGCGGGCGGCTTCCCACCGCCTATGACTGGACCCAGGGAATCCCCTTCCTGGACAAGAAGGTTCGGGAATCGACCCGGCGGCGCAAAGCCCGGCGACGCGTCGGCCTGGAGGCCGCGTACTGCGCCGAAACGGTGGCGATCACCTACGAGGAGATGGGGTTGCTCTCCACGGAGAAGTATCCCAACTGGTTCGACCCCGGGTCGTTCTGGAGCGGGGACCGGCTCCCGCTGGCGCCCGGATATCAGCTCGGCAAGGAGATCGAAGTCGTCCCCGATTAG
- a CDS encoding nitroreductase/quinone reductase family protein, whose amino-acid sequence MGDADAAAIRAARGDWISEHLEIYLTSGGTRGHIMDVSAVGGRALTTHCLIKCVGRKSAKVYVRPLIYGNVGGEIVVVASKGGADTHPGWYLNVLESNTIGVQIATQAFEATWREPEGEERHQVWAYMAHLYPPYLTYQQSTTRQIPLVMLTPVRPIAVFSAEGSQ is encoded by the coding sequence ATGGGCGACGCCGATGCCGCGGCCATACGAGCGGCGAGAGGTGACTGGATCAGCGAGCACCTCGAGATCTACCTGACCTCCGGTGGCACGCGTGGCCACATCATGGACGTGAGTGCGGTCGGGGGGCGTGCGCTGACCACACACTGCTTGATCAAGTGTGTGGGTCGCAAGTCGGCGAAGGTCTATGTCAGGCCGTTGATCTACGGCAACGTCGGCGGCGAGATCGTGGTCGTCGCGTCGAAGGGTGGTGCCGACACCCATCCAGGGTGGTACTTGAACGTCTTGGAGAGCAACACGATCGGTGTGCAAATCGCGACCCAAGCGTTCGAGGCCACGTGGCGGGAACCCGAAGGCGAGGAGCGCCATCAGGTGTGGGCGTATATGGCTCACCTGTACCCGCCATACCTCACTTATCAGCAGTCGACCACCCGGCAAATCCCGCTGGTGATGTTGACGCCCGTGCGCCCGATCGCGGTCTTCTCTGCAGAAGGGTCGCAATAA
- a CDS encoding adenylate/guanylate cyclase domain-containing protein has product MAPVDDALHIAVYIVAGVAVLEAGAIVVLSRLLASSRREIEELQHRADTRNWLLSGGREAVKTVWNTANLMRKEGFGAVVRSSIEDLADWAEVERPDLARVTPDGRVVILFSDIEESTALNERIGDRAWVKLISAHDKLVHKLVRQHGGHVVKSQGDGFMIAFSRADEAVGCAIDLQRALRAEAKRKRHTEIRVRIGIHMGRSVRRGDDLFGRNVAMAARVAAEAVGGQVLVSEPVRDALRDCADIRFGEGHDVELKGFSGSYRLFAVEPVADPELD; this is encoded by the coding sequence ATGGCCCCCGTGGATGATGCGCTGCATATCGCGGTCTACATCGTGGCGGGGGTTGCGGTGCTCGAGGCCGGCGCCATCGTCGTGCTGTCGAGGCTGCTGGCGAGCAGCCGCAGGGAGATCGAAGAACTGCAGCACCGGGCCGACACCCGCAATTGGCTGCTGTCGGGTGGGCGCGAGGCGGTCAAGACCGTGTGGAACACCGCCAACCTGATGCGCAAGGAGGGCTTCGGCGCGGTGGTGCGCAGCTCCATCGAGGACCTCGCCGACTGGGCCGAGGTGGAGCGGCCCGACCTGGCCCGGGTCACCCCGGACGGCCGGGTGGTGATCCTGTTCTCCGACATCGAGGAGTCGACCGCCCTCAACGAGCGCATCGGCGACCGCGCGTGGGTCAAGCTGATCAGCGCGCACGACAAGCTCGTGCACAAGCTCGTCCGCCAACACGGCGGGCACGTGGTGAAGAGCCAGGGCGACGGCTTCATGATCGCGTTCTCACGGGCGGACGAGGCCGTCGGGTGCGCGATCGACCTGCAGCGCGCATTGCGCGCGGAAGCGAAACGTAAGCGGCACACCGAGATCCGCGTCCGCATCGGCATCCACATGGGGCGCTCGGTGCGCCGTGGCGACGATCTGTTCGGCCGCAATGTCGCGATGGCGGCGCGCGTCGCGGCGGAGGCCGTCGGCGGTCAGGTCCTGGTGAGCGAACCGGTGCGGGACGCCTTGAGGGACTGTGCCGACATCCGGTTCGGCGAGGGGCACGACGTTGAGCTGAAAGGCTTTTCGGGCAGCTACCGATTATTCGCCGTCGAACCCGTGGCCGATCCGGAACTCGACTGA
- a CDS encoding glucose-6-phosphate dehydrogenase has protein sequence MADGGISASNALVIFGITGDLAHKMTYRALYRLERRKLLDCPILGVASDDMSLEALLDRARKAIMDSGEEFDEAVFDRLAGRMSYLHGDVTDSGLYTELSNRIASESRPLYYLEMPPALFAPIVENLAKAGLLEHARVALEKPFGHDLASARDLNSRLRAVLDEDQILRVDHFLGKQPVEELEYLRFANRSLAELWDRDAVSEIHITMAENFGVEDRGKFYDAVGALRDVVQNHLLQVLALVAMEPPVGPSADDLNDKKAEVFRAMPALDPERCIRGQYRGYTDVPGVAKDSQTETYVALRTEIDNWRWAGVPIFLRAGKALPERVTEVRMFLHHVPGLAFLRNRPSEPNQIVLRIDPDPGMRLQLSAQVEDSWQDVHLDSSFAKDLGEPVRPYERLLYAGLTGDRQLFAREDSIEETWRIVQPVLDKPGRIHHYEPGSWGPEAAQSLLHGHRSWQQPWLPQ, from the coding sequence TTGGCCGACGGCGGCATTAGCGCGTCGAACGCGCTGGTGATCTTCGGAATCACCGGCGATCTCGCCCACAAGATGACATATCGGGCGCTGTACCGGTTGGAGCGCCGCAAGCTGCTCGACTGCCCGATTCTCGGCGTCGCGAGCGACGACATGTCCCTCGAGGCCCTGCTCGACCGAGCGCGCAAGGCCATCATGGATTCCGGCGAGGAGTTCGACGAAGCGGTGTTCGACCGGCTCGCCGGCCGGATGTCCTACCTGCACGGTGACGTCACCGACAGCGGGCTGTACACGGAATTGAGCAACCGGATCGCGTCGGAGTCGCGCCCGCTTTACTACCTGGAGATGCCGCCGGCATTGTTCGCCCCGATCGTCGAAAACCTGGCGAAGGCGGGCCTGCTCGAGCATGCGCGGGTCGCCCTCGAGAAGCCCTTTGGCCACGACCTGGCCTCCGCGCGCGACCTCAACTCGCGGCTGCGAGCTGTGTTGGACGAGGACCAGATCCTGCGTGTGGACCACTTCCTCGGCAAGCAGCCCGTCGAGGAACTCGAATACCTACGGTTCGCCAATCGCTCCCTCGCCGAACTGTGGGACCGCGACGCCGTCTCGGAAATCCACATCACGATGGCAGAGAACTTCGGCGTGGAGGACCGCGGCAAGTTCTACGACGCCGTGGGCGCCCTGCGCGACGTCGTGCAGAACCACCTGCTGCAAGTCCTGGCGCTGGTGGCGATGGAGCCGCCTGTGGGCCCCAGCGCCGACGACCTGAACGACAAGAAGGCCGAGGTGTTCCGCGCGATGCCTGCGCTGGACCCGGAGCGCTGCATCCGCGGCCAGTACCGCGGCTACACCGACGTCCCCGGCGTGGCGAAGGACTCGCAGACCGAAACCTACGTCGCGCTGCGCACCGAGATCGACAACTGGCGCTGGGCCGGCGTGCCCATCTTCCTGCGCGCCGGCAAGGCTCTGCCCGAGCGGGTGACCGAGGTGCGGATGTTCCTGCACCACGTTCCCGGGCTGGCGTTCCTGCGCAATCGGCCGAGCGAGCCCAACCAGATCGTGCTGCGCATCGACCCGGACCCCGGCATGCGCCTGCAGTTGTCCGCCCAGGTCGAGGACTCCTGGCAAGACGTGCATCTCGACTCGTCCTTCGCCAAGGATCTCGGCGAGCCCGTTCGCCCCTATGAGCGCCTCCTGTACGCCGGATTGACCGGCGACCGGCAGCTTTTCGCCCGCGAGGACAGCATCGAGGAGACGTGGCGGATCGTGCAGCCCGTCCTGGACAAGCCGGGCCGGATTCATCACTACGAGCCCGGCTCGTGGGGACCCGAGGCCGCGCAGTCACTCCTGCATGGCCACCGCAGTTGGCAACAACCGTGGCTGCCTCAGTAA